From Halobacillus sp. Marseille-Q1614, the proteins below share one genomic window:
- a CDS encoding TRAP transporter substrate-binding protein: MKNLVAAAAVILSLLLSAGCSSQAGGQSEDGKIKIIAAHNQTSPDNPYQFGMKEFKRVVEEKSNGEIEVEVHAGTLGTAESQLIEKLKLGGADLVLVSPGFMAQTGIREIDLFAMPYMFEDYEHWLQVVDGEIGEEVAQTINEKSDNDFKLMGYWSAGVRHYYGEKPLETMEDIDGLTFRTQTSGAIADYWEQTGAIPTNVAWGELYQALQQGVVDSSENSYPYFVQQNHHKTKNGKYITETGHDYTTRFLLMNGNTFDSYTEEQQQIILEGAEAATKEERKVDSEQSEEYKQKAVDEGAEVNQIDRQPFIDIAKPIHEKTAKEIKAVDLLKKIRSLAGE, from the coding sequence ATGAAGAATTTAGTAGCTGCAGCAGCCGTCATTTTGAGTCTGCTTCTCTCTGCCGGATGCAGCAGTCAAGCGGGCGGACAGTCAGAAGATGGGAAAATTAAAATAATCGCGGCTCATAACCAAACGTCCCCTGACAACCCGTATCAGTTCGGAATGAAAGAATTCAAACGAGTAGTGGAAGAAAAGTCGAACGGGGAAATTGAGGTCGAGGTACACGCAGGAACACTCGGAACAGCGGAATCTCAATTAATCGAGAAATTAAAGCTGGGAGGAGCCGACTTAGTACTCGTATCGCCTGGGTTTATGGCCCAGACAGGAATTCGGGAAATTGATCTTTTCGCCATGCCTTATATGTTCGAAGATTATGAGCATTGGTTACAAGTTGTTGATGGAGAAATCGGTGAAGAAGTGGCCCAGACGATTAATGAGAAGTCTGATAACGACTTTAAGCTGATGGGGTACTGGAGTGCCGGTGTCCGCCACTACTACGGGGAAAAACCACTCGAAACTATGGAAGATATTGATGGGCTGACTTTCCGTACCCAGACGTCTGGAGCTATTGCTGATTACTGGGAGCAGACAGGGGCAATCCCGACGAATGTCGCCTGGGGGGAACTGTATCAGGCCCTTCAGCAGGGCGTTGTAGATTCTTCGGAGAACTCTTATCCTTATTTCGTTCAGCAGAACCACCATAAAACGAAAAACGGTAAATACATTACTGAAACTGGCCATGACTATACGACAAGATTTCTTTTAATGAATGGCAATACGTTTGATTCGTATACAGAAGAACAGCAGCAGATCATCTTAGAAGGAGCGGAAGCTGCGACCAAAGAGGAGCGAAAAGTAGATTCAGAACAGTCGGAAGAATATAAACAGAAGGCCGTTGATGAAGGTGCAGAAGTTAACCAGATCGACCGCCAGCCGTTTATAGATATTGCCAAACCAATCCATGAAAAAACGGCTAAAGAGATCAAAGCCGTTGATTTACTGAAAAAGATTCGTTCATTAGCTGGTGAATAA
- a CDS encoding TRAP transporter small permease: MFIKLLERIQLTIGILFLLIFFVTTVIQVVNRYLGVTAMWTEDVATYSFIWAVLMGASVMLNKREHFQFDILLNKLKGKKRKSLYLFNDTILLLFCGALFYYGIIVVDSFWDFRWESLPEMKMGYVWISIPIMAGTMVIYTAAHMIRNLKSFNKEEAVE, translated from the coding sequence ATGTTTATTAAACTGCTTGAACGTATTCAATTAACAATTGGCATATTATTTCTCTTAATATTTTTCGTGACGACCGTGATTCAGGTTGTAAATCGATATCTAGGTGTCACGGCCATGTGGACCGAAGATGTCGCTACTTATTCTTTCATTTGGGCGGTGCTGATGGGTGCATCCGTAATGTTAAACAAGAGAGAGCACTTTCAATTCGATATTCTGCTGAACAAGCTGAAAGGCAAAAAAAGAAAGTCACTTTATTTATTCAATGATACGATCCTGCTCCTTTTCTGCGGTGCGCTGTTTTATTATGGAATTATTGTAGTGGACAGCTTTTGGGACTTCAGATGGGAGTCGCTTCCTGAAATGAAGATGGGCTATGTGTGGATCTCCATACCGATTATGGCAGGAACTATGGTCATTTATACAGCAGCTCACATGATCCGCAATTTGAAAAGCTTTAATAAAGAGGAGGCTGTCGAATGA
- a CDS encoding TRAP transporter large permease, translating into MIGITLLGMFIILLVIGIPIAFVIGIVALAGFMTIPYTPEALLPVKMLNGLDSFVLLSVPLFILAANLMNSGQISQKLIDFSLTMVGHIRGGLAHANILVSMLFAGISGAAQADTAGVGKILIPSMKKQGYNTGTAVGVTAASSTIGVIIPPSIPMIIFAGLTNVSVGALFLAGIIPGVAIGLGMMIIIYILAKKHNYPTYQRASLKKFIKQFLDVFPALLTPVILIGGVISGIFTATEAAAFASIYTIIIAMFYYKTLKLKDFPKVFVDTLTLSSLSLFALAAANGLGELLSYYQLSAWTEQFFSNNIHSKWVFLLIIIAFFLFVGTFMDAIPAMILFIPVILPVAETFGVDPVLLGLITVMTLAIGLVTPPYGLCLLLAAKIGKLPIERSFGAVVPYIVVVLFVLLAVAFIPGVATYIPKILNPDMF; encoded by the coding sequence ATGATCGGAATCACACTGTTAGGGATGTTTATTATTTTATTAGTCATTGGAATTCCCATTGCCTTTGTGATCGGGATTGTAGCTCTTGCCGGTTTTATGACGATTCCTTATACACCAGAAGCGCTTCTTCCTGTTAAAATGCTCAATGGTCTTGATTCGTTTGTACTGCTTTCTGTTCCGCTGTTTATTCTGGCAGCCAACCTTATGAACAGCGGTCAGATCTCGCAAAAGCTGATAGATTTTTCTCTTACAATGGTTGGCCATATCCGCGGAGGGCTGGCTCACGCTAATATTCTAGTATCCATGCTGTTTGCGGGAATTTCAGGTGCTGCCCAGGCCGATACGGCAGGGGTAGGTAAAATTTTAATTCCCAGCATGAAGAAACAGGGATATAACACAGGTACAGCTGTCGGAGTGACTGCTGCTTCCTCTACAATTGGGGTTATCATTCCGCCAAGTATTCCGATGATTATATTTGCTGGGTTGACGAATGTTTCAGTAGGCGCGTTATTTTTAGCTGGCATCATTCCAGGTGTGGCGATCGGACTAGGCATGATGATTATTATTTACATTCTGGCTAAGAAGCACAATTACCCAACCTATCAAAGAGCATCGTTGAAGAAGTTTATTAAGCAGTTTCTAGACGTATTTCCAGCCCTTCTAACACCGGTTATCTTAATTGGAGGCGTTATCTCAGGGATCTTTACGGCAACAGAAGCCGCCGCCTTTGCAAGTATTTATACCATAATTATCGCTATGTTTTACTATAAGACTTTGAAACTAAAAGATTTTCCAAAAGTGTTTGTAGATACGCTTACGCTAAGCTCGCTTTCGTTATTCGCCTTAGCAGCGGCCAATGGTCTTGGAGAGCTGTTAAGCTATTACCAGCTGTCTGCATGGACGGAACAGTTCTTCAGTAACAATATTCACAGCAAATGGGTTTTCCTATTAATTATTATTGCTTTCTTCCTTTTCGTAGGAACGTTTATGGATGCAATTCCGGCAATGATTCTGTTTATTCCTGTCATTTTGCCTGTGGCTGAAACCTTTGGCGTGGACCCAGTCCTGCTAGGCTTAATCACAGTAATGACATTAGCCATTGGCCTTGTTACTCCGCCGTACGGATTATGTCTCCTGCTAGCAGCTAAAATAGGCAAGCTGCCAATTGAAAGGTCGTTTGGAGCGGTGGTCCCTTATATTGTCGTCGTACTGTTCGTGCTTCTCGCTGTAGCATTTATACCAGGAGTCGCGACCTATATTCCAAAAATATTAAACCCTGATATGTTTTAG
- a CDS encoding SRPBCC family protein — protein MVFLERQVVIKKPIEEVFLTAIDFSKSPEIMDAVIDVEPLTEGPVREGYQFKEVREIRGRKAAATIEITEFKPNKCYTARSEQNGLDLRYHYNFIETTEGTKVIFKGELFTQGLRNTLFKPLIKKIIKKEDADHLENLKEYIEKQ, from the coding sequence ATGGTTTTCCTTGAACGGCAGGTAGTGATTAAGAAACCAATTGAAGAAGTCTTTCTAACGGCTATAGATTTTTCAAAGAGTCCAGAAATTATGGATGCTGTGATCGATGTAGAGCCTTTAACAGAAGGCCCCGTACGCGAAGGTTATCAATTTAAAGAAGTAAGGGAAATCCGCGGAAGAAAAGCAGCGGCCACGATCGAGATAACGGAATTTAAACCAAATAAATGCTATACAGCCCGCAGTGAACAGAACGGGCTTGACCTGCGTTACCATTATAACTTCATTGAGACGACAGAAGGAACGAAGGTGATTTTTAAAGGAGAACTGTTTACCCAAGGGTTACGCAATACTTTGTTTAAGCCTCTGATTAAAAAAATCATAAAAAAAGAAGATGCGGATCATTTGGAGAATTTGAAGGAATATATCGAGAAACAATAG
- a CDS encoding DEAD/DEAH box helicase, producing MSNSQPNWLQELKPFAKEAWNQSEFKEPTQIQLKSIPLILEGKDVIAEAPTGSGKTLAYLLPLLQKVDPSKKNTQVLILASSHELVMQIHQEIQTWSKGSGINSTALIGGANVKRQIDKLKKKPQVVAGTPGRVYELMQKKKLKAHEIVTLVFDEADQLLVPEHLPTVENIVKSTLKERQILLLSATLPEEVQKVAGKFMDEPEIVQIAEEQLKPEVEHAYIACEDRDKVELLRKLAHLNDFKGLAFMQDIASLNVYTEKLRFKKLPIEVLHSDAKKEQRAKALKGFRKGEYELLLATDVAARGLDIKDITYIVNLDIPKTGSSYIHRAGRTARLGAVEGTVISLVNPVEEKRLKKFARDFDFSLQEKELYRGELHNK from the coding sequence ATGAGTAACTCACAGCCAAACTGGCTTCAGGAGCTGAAGCCTTTTGCCAAAGAAGCGTGGAACCAATCAGAATTTAAAGAACCTACCCAAATACAATTAAAAAGCATTCCGCTAATTCTAGAAGGGAAAGACGTCATTGCTGAAGCCCCCACAGGCAGCGGAAAGACACTCGCATATTTACTGCCGCTTCTTCAGAAGGTAGATCCCAGCAAAAAAAACACCCAAGTCCTGATTTTGGCGTCCTCACATGAACTCGTTATGCAAATCCACCAGGAAATTCAAACATGGTCCAAAGGCAGCGGTATAAATAGTACCGCTTTAATCGGCGGCGCCAACGTTAAGCGTCAAATCGATAAGCTTAAGAAGAAGCCTCAAGTCGTAGCCGGAACGCCGGGACGAGTGTACGAGCTTATGCAAAAGAAGAAGCTGAAAGCCCATGAAATCGTCACCCTTGTCTTTGATGAAGCCGATCAGCTGCTTGTTCCTGAGCATCTGCCTACCGTAGAAAACATAGTGAAAAGCACCTTGAAAGAAAGACAGATCCTGCTTTTATCTGCGACACTTCCTGAAGAGGTACAGAAGGTGGCCGGTAAATTTATGGACGAACCGGAGATTGTTCAGATAGCTGAAGAACAGTTGAAGCCTGAAGTCGAGCATGCCTATATCGCATGTGAAGATCGCGATAAAGTAGAACTTCTGCGAAAGCTTGCTCATCTAAATGATTTTAAAGGTCTAGCTTTTATGCAGGATATTGCCAGCCTCAACGTCTACACGGAAAAGCTAAGATTTAAAAAGCTGCCGATTGAAGTCCTTCACAGTGACGCTAAGAAAGAACAGCGGGCAAAAGCGCTGAAAGGTTTTCGAAAAGGGGAGTATGAGCTGCTGCTTGCTACCGACGTTGCCGCTCGAGGTCTTGATATAAAAGATATTACTTATATCGTTAACCTCGATATTCCTAAAACAGGATCTTCCTACATTCATAGAGCGGGCCGTACTGCTAGATTAGGTGCAGTCGAAGGAACAGTTATTTCGCTTGTAAATCCTGTGGAAGAGAAGCGCCTTAAAAAATTCGCGAGAGATTTTGACTTTTCATTACAGGAAAAAGAATTGTATCGCGGAGAGCTCCACAACAAGTAA
- a CDS encoding CAP domain-containing protein, whose amino-acid sequence MLRKYLFVFLAVLFMVSVATPALAEQLWKSNENHTATLEKWTGQLKGWFSKQDISIEEFQTNLERLFNPSSIPEEEMPQQRSEELEGNKNKVSEGQEGEPAESLIAQDPSEFEKEVVELVNEERAKEGLKPLKMYERLSDLARLKSEDMAERNYFDHTSPTYGSPFEMMDQYEFKYWSAGENIAAGQRSPEQVMEGWMNSPGHRENIMKKEFTHIGVGYVEGSGSYGTYWTQMFMTPR is encoded by the coding sequence ATGCTGAGAAAATACCTTTTTGTCTTTTTAGCGGTCTTGTTTATGGTATCTGTGGCCACTCCTGCACTAGCGGAACAGTTGTGGAAGTCGAACGAGAATCATACAGCAACATTGGAAAAATGGACAGGCCAGTTAAAAGGCTGGTTTTCCAAACAGGATATATCAATTGAAGAGTTTCAAACAAACTTAGAACGTTTGTTTAATCCATCAAGCATTCCGGAAGAAGAGATGCCCCAGCAGCGAAGTGAAGAACTAGAGGGGAATAAAAATAAGGTATCTGAAGGACAGGAAGGGGAACCTGCTGAGAGCCTTATTGCCCAGGACCCTTCGGAGTTTGAAAAAGAAGTCGTAGAACTCGTGAACGAAGAACGAGCCAAAGAAGGACTGAAGCCTTTAAAAATGTACGAGCGTTTGAGCGACCTGGCACGTTTGAAGTCTGAGGATATGGCTGAGCGCAATTATTTTGACCATACCTCTCCAACTTACGGATCCCCTTTTGAAATGATGGACCAATACGAATTTAAATACTGGTCGGCCGGTGAGAATATTGCTGCCGGGCAGAGGTCTCCTGAGCAGGTCATGGAAGGCTGGATGAACAGCCCTGGCCACAGGGAAAATATTATGAAGAAGGAATTCACCCATATTGGAGTAGGATATGTAGAGGGATCCGGTTCATATGGCACCTATTGGACGCAGATGTTTATGACCCCTAGATGA
- a CDS encoding Gfo/Idh/MocA family protein, translated as MRWGILGAANIAKKAIIPALQRTEEAQVYAAASLSGKEKVFAEEFNIPKTYDTYEGLLSDPEIEAVYIPLPNHLHKEWTIKAAQAGKHVLCEKPAALTTGDGQEMIQACEQQGVLFLEAFMYQFHPQHEKVKELIKEGSIGDVRLVRTSFSFNFDRSGYNIRLDSEKGGGAFWDVGCYGVHSALHIMEEEVKSVTAVANIDDESGVDLTTGASLLLENGVVVQVDCSFESEGRNEYQVIGSEGTLTVHDAYRPDKQNHIGKITLRNQDKEQELIETGDQYRIQVERFMDAVQKGVSFEKYHKETLRYLQVMEDISKLINQ; from the coding sequence ATGAGATGGGGCATTTTAGGTGCAGCAAATATAGCGAAGAAAGCCATTATTCCAGCATTACAGAGGACAGAAGAGGCGCAAGTTTATGCGGCAGCCAGCCTAAGCGGGAAAGAGAAAGTATTCGCAGAAGAATTCAATATTCCAAAAACGTATGATACATATGAAGGTTTGTTGAGCGATCCAGAAATAGAGGCTGTCTACATCCCGCTTCCCAATCACTTACATAAGGAATGGACCATAAAGGCAGCGCAGGCCGGAAAGCACGTCTTATGTGAGAAGCCTGCAGCACTGACCACAGGTGACGGGCAAGAGATGATTCAGGCTTGCGAGCAGCAGGGAGTGCTTTTTCTGGAGGCGTTTATGTACCAATTTCATCCCCAGCATGAAAAAGTAAAAGAACTGATCAAAGAAGGCTCCATTGGTGATGTGCGATTAGTCAGAACAAGCTTTTCCTTCAACTTTGACCGTTCAGGCTACAACATCCGTCTGGACAGTGAAAAAGGCGGAGGTGCCTTCTGGGATGTAGGATGTTATGGAGTTCATTCGGCGCTGCATATCATGGAAGAAGAAGTGAAAAGTGTCACAGCCGTTGCTAACATCGACGATGAGTCGGGCGTCGACCTTACCACAGGGGCGTCTCTTTTGTTAGAAAATGGAGTTGTTGTTCAGGTAGACTGCAGTTTTGAATCAGAAGGAAGAAACGAATATCAGGTGATCGGCTCTGAAGGAACACTTACCGTTCACGACGCGTACCGGCCGGATAAACAAAACCATATAGGAAAAATCACATTAAGAAACCAGGATAAAGAACAGGAATTAATTGAGACAGGCGATCAGTATCGAATACAAGTTGAGAGATTCATGGACGCTGTTCAAAAAGGAGTATCCTTTGAAAAGTATCATAAGGAAACACTAAGGTATCTTCAGGTAATGGAAGATATATCAAAGCTTATAAATCAATAA